In Nicotiana tabacum cultivar K326 chromosome 10, ASM71507v2, whole genome shotgun sequence, the DNA window GTAAGAACTTATTACCCTTAATTAATTTGGTAAAATGACATGATTAATTACCAAAGACCAAAACCATTACAATTGTGTTAAGGTATGATATTTTGGCCATATATGAATGATTGTGCAGATTAAGTTACTAGAAACATGGGATTCTATGGAAAGGCAACACTCTTCATCAGTGTCAAAATCCATAGACGGTTTACAGTCTGCAGTTTGTAGGGTACCTCTTATTGAAGGAGCAACGGTATGTCAATTCAAATAACTAATTTTTTATTCACTTGGTCTATTTGCTCTGCTATGAAACGGGCTAATCCCACATTGGCAAAACACAAGAGAGATGATGGGTAAATAAGTAAATACGACTTACACCCTAGTGACGTGTTTTAAGGCCGTGCCGGCTTCAGCCCGAAGCGAAGAATATCACTAATGGACTAGGCTGTTAAATATGATATCAGAACCACTCTGCGTACGATGAGTCCCTAGGGGTTGGATGTGACACCTCAGGCGAATCTCACATCGATAAAATACGCGAGAGATATTGGGTATATAAATAAACAAGTCTTAGACTCTAGTGACGCGTTTTAAAGCCGTCCGAAAGCAGATAATATCACCAGTTGACTTGGCTGTTACAAAAACAGAGCATTTAGCTGACAAGATTAATTTTGCAGGTGGAACCACAATCGTCTATTATTGCCCTTCAACATGCCTCAGATGTATCTTCATCAATCAAGTTAATACTATCCAATTTTTCATCAGGAGTAAGATTCTTAAATTTCTAATATTGTTGTTTATAATAGTATAGATGATTTAGTTAGAAAATGAGttgtaaaataaatttttgtTCAGGCTGAGAAAACTGCTGAAGTACTCAAGGAAATGGCAGAGTTAGCTGTACAAGAGAAGTTGCTGTTAGAAGAATTCTTGGagcttttcaaaaatatttctgcaCTTgaggttaattttttttttctttgctttatgGATTATAATACAAGTTGGGCATTTTTTGCAGATACTCAAAATTCATTACCATATTCAGATGCTTTATTTGATACGATTAGCATTTGAGCTTTCCTTGTAAatcttgtttgtttgttattggcAGAATCAAGAAAGGAGTTTAAAATGCAGCATTATGCAATTAGGACTGCAACAAGAACATTACTGCAAAAAAGAGAAGGATATGGTATCTGCTTAATCATTTGATCTCAGCAAACAAATGCTCAAGGGAGGCAGGAGCAAGACGTGCattattttgttgatttttttcatTGCATGTATAATAGTGGCGTACGCAGTATTTAGTACAAGCGTGAACATAATGGCACAACAAACAGTTAAATAATTCATGTATATAAGCATTTTTACCCCTTGGGCGGCCCTTTCCCTTTGACAAACAAACACCTAATAATTAGACAAATAAACAAACAATCAATAAAAATGACGAATTGACCTCATAAAAGGAAGAAGCTCAACCTAATAACCTATTAGGTGCTATCAGAAGAACATATCAATACTGAATATATACACAGAATAAAGTAATTTCATTACAAACATATAAAGTTTCAACTTACAAAActttggtgatttcttcccatctgttCAAGCTGTAGTGGATAGAATTACCTAGTACATGTTGTTGATGGGAGGTGGCATGTATATCGCGAAATTAATTTAGGTGCACAAGCTGGCCCAAATACCATAGTTATATAAAAAAGACTTaaaaacaaatataataaaagtaattaatataataaacaaaaaaaattcaatttaacaCATAATATGATAATTTTTTCCCAATGAAGTTGGTTAATTTGAATCCACATCCTTGAAGGCGTGTCTGTAATTGATGAATGATGTGCATGTAATTATTATTGTTAGAAACATAATTTGTTGTATgctatatttctattttaaaaatgCGTAAAATGTGAAAAAGTCgattatatatttttgtgaaaacCAAATTATTCAATCAAGAAAATGCGAATATAAATTGATTTAGCTCAAGTTTTCTATCCAAAATTGGTTATATTATGAGTGATTTTATGGTGTGCCTCTTTTTATCTTATACATTTGTAGACCCGTATCTTACATATTTGGGTCTACAAAATTCTGGGTCCACAAAATTGTGAGACAAAAAAGAGGCCTCACACAACTAGTATGaggcacaaaataaaatttttcttATGTTACGAACTCGTTATACTTTTATTCTTTTCAGGACCTAGTCATTTCCAGAACTGGTTATGTACAGACTTGGTTTAATCTcatcattttactttcttttaatgACCTAGTTATATCATTTTATCCAgtcaataataaaatgaaaaagaaaatccgACCTGCCGGATTCGAACCAGCGACCTAAGGATTAGCGCTGTTAGCCCTTGCCCACTACAGTCCTCCGCTCTACCAACTGAGCTAAGGTCGGTTGCTATAAGCTTACAACATTAGTATATTAATCGCTAAATGTAACATCCTCTTATGCACTTCTTGCTATTTTTTTCCCAGCCCCTCAGATAAGCTTACCGTTAATAAATGGAATTTATCCTTCGGTCGTAAAGTGCTCGTTCACTTTTtcaattttattgaaaaataataataataataataataaatttctTAATACCTTTTGCAAGTTACATGACTTAAATCTACTAGGCGAATAAATTACATTTTCTTGagcatattttttatattaacaAATTATTTGGTTGTCTCCTTCCACATGTATATAATACTGTATTTATTCACTTTCatcaaatatttataattttcaaTAATCGCTGCCCTCGGAGAATGATATTGTGTTCCTCCTCTTTGATAAGCTTGACGACAAGTAGGCAATTCGTCTCCACTTTTAATTTTTGTATTCTCTTCCTTTTGCTAATTGAGACCTTATTCGATGTTACATAGTTTTGTAAAGATGATTGATGTAGAATTCATTTACTTTCTCCTTAACAATCCCTCCAAAAGTAACATCTTTAGTTTGAGTCTTCACATTGTCATCAataagtttttatttatttttcttgcataagTAATTGATCAAATTTTTTAGTTTGGCTTGTTTTAGATATAAAAATTTGTGAAGGAAATATTTCATCAATTTCCTTAGGTACATCTTTTCAATCAAATTTATGTTTTGCTCTTCCCGTATATACAACTTTTATTTATAATACCTCATCCAAGTATTGGCTTCTCATTCAAAGTATTAATCCCATTCTATTGAACTTATTCCATGTTCATTTAAATAGTGAACAATCCTAAAAATATGCACAAACCCTCCACATTTTTATCATATTGTGCACACTTAGGAGACTCAATTATTTTCTTAGTAATATCAAGTATCAAATAAAGTGAAAagggaaaagcaaaaaaaaagaagaagagaaaatgcATAAAATACCTATTAACTTGTCCGGAAAAATTATTTACACACCTAAACTTTACGGGCGACCTTTTACCCCCCTATTCTAAACTTAAGTGAATTTAATACCCTCTTGAGTGATGACATGGCGTAAAACGTGTAGTTATGCGCGTGAAGGcaaaaaaaaataacttaaaaCTAATTTAATGGTCCAGGTGTCACTTTCCTATTGGATATTATAACTAATTAACTTAATActacttttttctcttttcttattcatttttcttttctttttcgtttttttttctctttcttcatttAACATAAGTAGTGAACTGGGCGCTACCTTGGCTAAAATATCCATTTCCGGTGACCTTATTCTTATCTACATCCTTCTTCAATTGAGATTTTCTCCATCCGATTTTTCATCTATTTGCTGAAAAATACCTCTTTAGAACCAGAAATAGTGTTTAAAAAAAGACAAGGTGTCACCGGAAAATTCTCCGGCCGGAAAAAATTTATAGGTCCTTAACAGGTGGCTCTATATCTCAGATTTTATTCACTCTTCCAATATAAAACTAGGAAGAATAAAGTGACAAAAATTCTACTAAGGAAACCCATACGAAGGAAATTAGGAGCACAAACCCAACTCATCAAAAAATAGGTACCAACGATACCAAACTTTCCGCCCAACCCAAAATTTCTCTCTATCCCAAGCCTTTCGACGCTTTTTCTCCTTAATTTTGTGTAATGTCAAAGCCACAAATAAATTTATCtacaatgaaaaaagaagaatagAGATAGAGATATTTAAGGGAGTTTATGGCTGTGAATGGCTTCCACAGTGGCAGCAGCAAAAATAATGAGGAagaaaggtgaagaagatgaaatgaaaaaaatatagaaaaggaaagaagaactatatatatatatatagtgtagcATTTGATACATGTATGGCGTGTGTTAACACATCCCACCACATACATGTATAGCGCGTGTTAACACAACCCACCACAAGACTGGTTCAGTATTTTGAATGAGGTATTAAATTCACTTAAGTTTAGAATAGTGGGGTAAAAGGTCGCCCGTAAAATTTAGGCATATAAATGATTTTTTCGGACAAGTTTAATGGGTACTTTTTgcattttctcaaaaaaaaaaaaaaaaaacaacaacaacaactaacacagacagaaaaaaaatgaaaagcaaGGCGTTTGGGCCGAATTCTAAGCGTTGGTCGATAAATCGATTTTAACCACCGCATCTCCGCGGCTTCCATTTGAGATAACTGAGAGCTGAAAAAGCAGACCGCCATGGCAACTTCATTGGCAGCGATGACGGCTCGTCGAGCCGCAACCTTCACTCGCTCCCCAATCTCAAGCTCTACGACTCAACCAGCTTCTCTTGCTCAACGCCGCGGCCTTGCCGGCGCTGCTGGTATTAATCTCACATTTCCTCTCTCTAAACTTTTAGATCGATTCAATCATTTCTCTGATGTGGCTCAGTAGCTCTGGATGAAATTAATGTAAGGATGCTGATCCCTGAATGTATACTACCATTTTTGTGTATGTATGTAGGtaggggtgtgtgtgtgtgtgtgtgtgtgtgtgagtgtgacacGGTGACTGATGATATTGAAAAAATGGATGTAATTTCAGATCATCACGGGCCACCTAAGGTCAATTGCTGGAAAGAACCTATGAATCCCGCACAATGGAAAGAAGAACATGTGAGTTCTCTAATTTGATGCTTTAGTTCTAGGGtacatttttttgttattttgtgtTCATCAGGAGTAAAATACATGGAGCTTAAATAAACTAATGATTGTGCAAGTTTGGTGTTTGTAACATGGATATTGATTGgtttgaaaatataattaaaaatgcaaagtTCATAGTGTTGCCTGTCTTCCTATTTCCCTAAATCATCTCTAGATATTTGTGCCAAATGTCTTCTTAGTAGAGATGAAGAAAAAATATAATTCCAGAAGATAAAGAGTAATATTCTATCACTCTTAGCTGACAATTCCAGTTCGCAGAATCATCTGTCTCTTTTTTGTTGCTCAATAGGACATGCTTTCGAGCCTTTTGATATTAGTTGAAATATCAAACTTATATGTCTTGAACTTGCAGTTTGTGATTATATCTTTGTCTGGTTGGGGCTTGCTTTTCTACGGTGGATACAAGCTCTTCACCGGAGGCAAGAAGAACAAAGAAGAGGTACTCACGTGTTCCTTCGAAATCCTGAACACTGATTGGTACTTttacatttcagtttttcaacTATTCCAAGAATTGGAGATAAATCAAATCTCCTATAGGAGTAATGTTGCTTCCAATCACACTGACCTGTTCAATTTGCAACTGGTAGAGCTTTTTAAGCCCAGTTCATTAAAAACTGATTAAGGAATAGAGGAATGTCATTGACTGTAGTAGCTTACTTTCCTATACTTATGTGGAGCTATAGTATGGGCATTATTGATTGAAGACCATATATGGAAATCTCATAGCGTCAGATGGGATGATAACAATTCATGAGTTATTTATGCACTATTATTTGAATAACTATACCTTAGAATCTATGAATAAGTGGTTTGTAAACCTTTGAACTGTTCATCCAGGGTTtgaggaaaacagaatcctgCATTTTTTTTAGTGCTTCCTGAAAGCAGTGGCtttagattcttttttttttcctctgaTGATGGTGGTCTGCTGGCCAGCATAgatgttattgttattttttttaataaggtagatattattgtcattttttaagttatatttgtTTCCCTCAACTTTCATCTCAGTTCTCAGAAAGTAAATTAGTCCTGTTTGACTTTGGTTCTCTTTTTACATGGTGCTTCTTAAGAAATGCCTTTCAGCTGATGTATAAAAcaaagggaagaaaaaggaagactTGTGTTTGAATGATCATTCTAGTTTGAATTTTAGTTATTAACTGAACGAGAACAGAAGGAATGTTCTATCCATTTACTTCTTGCAAATACTAACAGTGTGGACCAGTAGCAAAAAAAAGATTAAGGGTCGTTTAGGAACAAGTTTAGAATTTGAAACGTTGCCTTGGTGTATATGTTTTTAACTTTAGAAAACAATTCCCCAAAAAGCAGTGTTTCTATGAATTACTAAATAGGTGCTTTCCATTATTCATTAGTTAAATACACGTCTTTGCTAATGTTTTACTCAATTAGTGATCAATCTTTTAGTAGAGCTTATGAGTAATGACTAATATCAAatgtctctctttttcttttaatcagttGATCACTAACATCAAATTTAATCAAGCTTAATGCAACTATTCTGGGAAAGATTCCCATGCATCGAAGAAGTTTAAGGACTCTTGTTGTAGATATGTTGCCTATTCAAGTAATCACTTTTTTATTTTGCTCAGACcctattcctttcttctttttttttttttgagaaggtaacCCTAGTGCAATCATCCATAGTTACAAAAGGTGGAACAAAAGTGTATTAAGCCTTAACCTACTTACAAGGATCCTAAAACATCAACAAAAGACTCTAGATCTTCCATGTATTCTTGCTTGGaccaaaaatagaaaagggaTAAACATTGCATTTTCAGTTTCTGGATAGAGCTGTATTTATCTTCGAAGCATCTTTGGTTTCTCTCTTTCCAAATTGTCACCAAATGCAAGCTAGGACAATCTTCCATTTCTCTTTCTGATTGGAGGAGCTACTGTATCTGTTCCAGCATTCTAGAACTTCATGGGTATCCCTTGgcataacccacatgcttagacCCTATTATTGAGTTTCCAAGTGCATTTGCCTTGATAAGATTATGTAAAACAATTTCTGTAATGCGTGAGATGCCACTAGGTCCAACTTGGTTGAATTGGGGTTTCTTTGGTTGGTACTATGAAATAAGATTATAAGATGTGACTGGAAATGCTATCTTGTGGAAAATGAATTCTTACTTTTGGTTAATGAATAATACCAAATAAActgaagaaaagttgaagaacaATGTCACATTCTAGTTGAATTTGTACTTGTATAGCAAAGATATAGCTGAAGTCACGATTTATGATGGATAATTGGGTAGGGGCAAAAGTTTCCTATCATATAATGCTAAAACGACTTAGATTACCGCTTTTGTATTTCATGAAACATTATTTGACTAGATGTAGAGTCTAAGATATAATTTAACttgattattttaaaaaataaaacttacggcaaatttcatttttgttttgtttactgAATTTTAATTCTTGATACTTGTGAAAGGTGTATAAAGTAGTGCTATTAGCAGAATGTTGTTGGAATGGCCCAAAATAGAATGAGTGTTATAAATTGGGATTGGGAGACTAACTTTCTTTTGGGGTGTGGGGGAGTTATTACTAGAAATAGTGGCGTCTTGGTCTTTGTGAAAGTGATTATATGTTGAAAAGTAATCATTTCATTTGTGTATCCTTCTTTCTTGCCCAGGAAGCGGCGCCTTCTTTAATCGTGATTAATGACAATTATATGCTATTTATTTcttatattttcagaaattggTTCAAGCGGCACAGTAAGGTGTGAATTTCAAGGCATTATCCCAAGACTGGGATTTTTTCAAGTCCCAGGTCCGAGGGTTTCTCTCTAATAATCCAATTGGTGGACATGACATAagttcctttcttttctttatattGGTTTCTTCCTATTGTTACAAATGACAATGAGAGTTTTTGAGCCAGTAAGTCGCAGACAAAGTTGGTTGTATCACCATTATCAGTTCAGTATCTCCTTATAATATCAAACTATATGGAGTGGTTTATGCCCATTTGCTTCTCTTTGCTATCTTCATCTTGCTTATGCTTTGTCTAAATTCTGTATATCCATTTCAAGATCCCATAGCCTAAATATCATGCAGATTTTGAACGTCAGGTGATCTGGAGGCGTTGTCATAAACAAATTTACAAAGTAGTATCACTGGGATTTAACTACTCAACATGTCGTCAGACTACAGATACAGAGTAATATATTCAATGACGGTGATGAGACATTCATAAGGGTTCTTGTTTAGATCTGTATTCTTATCACTACTAGTCTTCAGTACGAGAAAGCCTAATTTACTCAGAACATGTTCTAAATCTTAATTCTTCGTCATCCAAACCATGGCTCTAAAAGTTAAATGCCTAGATTTTGTGTCTTTACCCGGTGAACACGAGGAGGcttgtttcctttcttttccCCTATTTTATCCATGGTTATGCTTTTCTGGTGTTCCTTTTCCAATATCTGGTTAGGAGGGAATGAATTCCTTTTTTGTGTGCACTTATGTTGGGAGGATGGGTGTAAATTTTAACCCGGTGAACACGAGGAGGcttgtttcctttcttttccCCTATTTTATCCATGGTTATGCTTTTCTGGTGTTCCTTTTCCAATATCTGGTTAGGAGGGAATGAATTCCTTTTTTGTGTGCACTTATGTTGGGAGGATGGGTGTGTTGATTGGGGACATGGGGTTGTTTGAAGAGACATAAAGTTATTAGTGAATAGAAGCTACAAATGTTAAAATTTACAGCTGCAAGAGGGCAGAATGGAAGTATTCCCCTAAGCTAATCTTAAACATGACACTTTCTGCTATCGACTTCTAAATGAAGCATAACATTAGCATTTTTAGAACTGCTGTTAGACTAAAATTCAGGCTTGTCGTTGTGGTCTCCATCCTCTCCCTCCTCTCCCAAGCTGGCAGCAGAGCCAGCAGTACTGTCTGTCTGTTCTTCTATGTCCTGATCACTGTCAACTTTAAAGTTAGCAATTTTTGCATGTAGATTGTCCACATGCTTTTGTTCTCTATCTTCTCTGATAGAGTCGGTTTTTCGTTGTGGTTGTGCAGTGTTATCTGATTTTTGATTTCTGGCATCTTGTGATCCTCCAGAATGATCTCCCTCTTCTTCTGTTACTTGATAATAGTCAACCTCTTTGTCTTCATCTTCTTTGGCACCCCTTTCAACAATAGTCGCATGTTCAAAAGAATTTGGAAGATTGTGAGCTTGCCCTAGCTCTGTATCTTCTCTGATGGTGCTG includes these proteins:
- the LOC107816915 gene encoding uncharacterized protein LOC107816915, encoding MATSLAAMTARRAATFTRSPISSSTTQPASLAQRRGLAGAADHHGPPKVNCWKEPMNPAQWKEEHFVIISLSGWGLLFYGGYKLFTGGKKNKEEKLVQAAQ